ctagccccgctcgcgacatCTGCAGCCGAGCACAATAGCCATTTTggcttcatactatattttcttttccttttcctttttcctatttcattatttaaatgttcattggcacgtttttatttctaacgatatttcacgtgctcgtataggaaaaatcattgctcgtcatactatggtgatgacattcatgccgagatagacgatacttttgccatctacatacgatttcgatcgtatcctcccaagatgtttatgtcatcggacgaagatcgaaaaggaattcatcaagcaacttcatgcatgacaatcgatttgcagagcaatttaattatatgcggtctatttggcagaccaacaagtatgtttttcttaaagttgctgcttttgaacatatatatatatatatatatatatattatcgggcgctattagcctttttcatgtcttcttttccggcctttcttataacaccgatgagaccaaagagggatatgattcccctcttggtcgacgtttttcgtgtgacggtcctgggggagtcacgttattatttaaaaaggaagatatcgatttcgtgtggtcgcctaagtgcaccgctgttttgggtgacatcatgagaatcgccgatatgcatcgattattttgtgaccatatacatcacaacccttctaattccagttacatacttgaataatttcgattattcgaaacctatacaaccctcgtttcttatggatgcgtcgccatcgcgactgttatttgaatttttgagttttcttaaacttaggtctataaacgataatcccaaggtctacgtacttatttatttgagttgatttattactctgatgcagcactatttgctgacaaaagatcccaaaaataacgaattctatgggacacacttaaaagtgatttaatgaacgtctatgacgttgtattatcagagctgacattgatgcatactccacatcaaagaaacgtatgccatttttggcacctgtatctatttcttgagggaattttggagatggaaacgtaacattcttccattctcaagtaagcacatttttgagcctcaggctaaggctccgcccattccgatatgcaagattttgttgctacagacttttgattagtcaatctattttgactatgtcttctgcttactatttttcaagtatgacgttggcattgccatgattattgctcgactttagcttaagtcgtctattggaattggaagcttgtttgtgttgtattaaatattggcatattctataaaatttctcgtttttcttggactcgtgagaattttatttgccttggcttagcatgcatagtcaatgtttgcaactcacgtggtttttaaattggccgcttttgggttacatgggaccccaatagcagtacattttgattttggaccttgaaatttggaaaacggacctcggaacgtcaaaattgacgtcgttttccccggttactattccggcgtttccggaatgttttccggcgtattcgttgccttccggccattttctggcatttccggcaccgccatccggaCCGGATGGCGTTCCCTGTCAGAcctgaagttacggcctccataccggccagctcTGGCCGCCGCTggccggatttccggcaatTGGTGTcgccggcttccgacgagtttttccgacgttttttttcgtcgtttctcgtcatttttccggcatatttcagcagtttttactgccacgttttcccagtccaaatttcaccctgttttgagttattatgacatggttttccgattaattttccagttttctccaagtcgtttcatagctcaaacgattttattattattggtgaccacccgcaccaattggatggttttccacccgaattgtttggtattcaactgctccaataccatgtttttccaactcttgagttgaagaatgtagttatattgccatgtgatacattcgatgggattgccatttgtttcaatccgctctcttacaatatcctacggcgtattgtgtagagaagttcaccgcgtcgttgaatctcttaatcttcattttgagaatgtcccgccgtgaaatcgaatgtcttgctaattgcgtaaccacccacactgtcctacggcgcatgtagttgttttacggatcttttgcggagattgtgttctatatcttcgtgccttgctaagttttaaaggccatacatgccaatgatggatttttatcttgatatttgtgttaagaatggagaggaataaatatgtcagatttcattgacaatatctttttcaagcttcgacagtagctttggtAGCCTGCAGGcatagttttgcttgcctgcagcagtagctttatgtaactcaagattctttgaatcatgggttcggttttactgtcttctcagttttgacatgatcattttttggtcattttgaacaatatatgatgattcgagttctttgaaattcacattatcatatatttttcatgttcacgaagcaattggaggaccacctcacccatgctccacacggtgaggccgagcctgcctattttggcggctccatggcattaaggccgtcagtggtggcatcccctccttcacaggagcttatGATGCCTctcgtgttttctaatgcctccatgacaatctcaGATGTctatcgctcattttgcaaagcttgttcttttgctagatttcaaggaagtccttatttgctaaggctccaaccgagaacattccattcttacgaagtatttaaggtgacattagtggaccttatccaaccgaatgcggacatttttcgatatttttatggtataggttaagagcatcgacgtgTTGGTCACAcatcgctttgctttccacaagaaacgttgcattcgctaaagtttttagctatgatcatcatcctaaaGGCTCACaacccttcctatcctctcaaatctatttcaatggataccgttggagagttcacccccacgactttgatgatttcgttttacatgtctactgggatcgtcgttgaacatattattcctcatgttcattcattgcacgatctagcagagctcggacttggttatgggtactaacatgccgatttttgcatggggatatgtaatgatgttgcatgcagcgacacttattcgtttcagacccacaacttgccaagcgtttagcgcgtaccagatggtcactggatacggtcccaacgttcttttcactaacgcctatttggttaaagttgtttatgtgcctctattgtagctATCttaatgggtctacttgaaacgattaagtattttggttggttatgatttatgaatcaccaacacttgtccgctatttccaatctacaaccgttgatctctatcctgcgatattagcagacggtcactttgatgagacatacttcccgtcgttagggggagatatggaatgctcccattctggttttaacgccaggaattgacgtggtgtggcactatgtctcattaagatcccgcactactcaaagtgagtaaatgttcaacgcattatcgacctccagaaagtcaaagattcgatactcaatgactttaccgatattgcgaaggtgacgagatcgcacataaatgctgtgatgtgccggtaaggttggaactctaagaatatgagagaatttcatataacctggtcctagcaccgttggcaccatccctgacagtgggaaggaagccggcaatggcaccatcgtacgctgtggtgttgtcggcgcccgtggcattgcaccacaaaacaagggcggcaaacgcaaagctggactagtaagggtcatagcttcggtcttggctcctgcctagatgagggggagaccattattctctggaatcaaaaccagaaagaagcgaagtgcgtaggcacaagtatttcgcccatcatcaagagatattctctaaacatgtgtatcaactaagtttctgtgggacgctacagactcattttgttgatattagagaagaatagaaatctcacaaattgatcgtatacagcgcacGCGTGTGTTTAATAGATTGATCttccatgattgatgatgtattcgcttatgctcttattccgttgtaaagcatcaacgatgagcaacttgaccgaagtggaaagaatcaatacaggctgaactagacttgttatgttggtcgttgttcgtaagtgtaatgagaaagatgaagtcatgcgatatatctAGGACTTATggtgcaaagattgtctcattatcctagtattgactacgatgagttatattctctcgttatggacataattgctttccgctacttgatcagtagtagtgtccatgaaaactgatttgcagcatatgatagtggtcatagaatatctgtaaagggatcttgacgcagatatgagagtgcccgagggactttaaatgcctccagaccatggagagcttatgtaatcagattgcgacgttcgagagaacgtagtacaatcggttgcaagaactcatacccatatgtgttcatatgaagctaattcttgattctctattccgtctaattatagatgatgaagagattcaatgagctatacattcatacatgttagtgttgttgggacactatttatttcattatgacgtgattaactatgcgcctatgcattgtcattggacttgcattgcttctttgacatgggtttagttctacacttagtgaaccaacacaaatcctatccacactaacaccgccagcagctccagcaacatcaacgtacgccttggtgtaatagtcgacactggtagtgtagaggatgcgtacggttccgtcttggaccaaaatcagtcattcattggtccattcccccattctttttgcgaaagacacattaaatgtgacaaatcagaatctgtccagtttcgtaggtcaacttcaacgagacctacaggacatctcgctcgatgaaatatggtgaaattagtactgttggaaaggtctatgtgtctactttccagggacatcAATCTTTTGTTCATAACTAtcgtattgagtgagttatggctgttttagcaaagtaggacagttctgtccggaaatttgcaagtcagttaacttcgacagagcattgtgaactgctccgatcggatgaggttgtgaaccttatgtcactggaaagccatgggtgtctacttttcagaacattttacggtttgcTGATatctattttgacgaagaagttatggccgtttaagtgaatgaatgtcattctatccgagaatctgattttcattgcaaactcttgttttgagttgttatgcaatcttgtttcctaagatctaagtttggctaagtataacatgtatgatctaaggatgtgtggctagattaatgattaatcattggcccaagactacgtttgagaagcatgtaatgaacgttgtatacgttgttctttgtactacatgattatggcactaatcagggggagttgtttcgtagacttcagggggagtctagctcacatgatgctatcaaatgtagacggtgcgttgtgctctttttcccttcgatcaagcttttgtttttacctaagaggtttttatttttcttgacaaggtttttactgaggcaacgatatgtgcaccatgcaacctaggcatgcgacacaagggggagtgttccgggagaattattattctacccttatgtgtgtcttagcctaataggtttcctgttaggatagattagcatctccgtaatagattaggactccgaattctacgggattgtggttttgtaatgcctatatataggcccccatatcattcaataatacacaattatttcattctaaaacaaaaatctaAATATCATAATTTAAGGAGGTATAAATAGGAGTTATCTTCCATTATTAGCAAAATGAAAGTGCTTCTCTCTTCTAGAAAGCAGCCGTGatctctttattttattttttgatgaaaaaaaaatgattttttttgtcgtcaatgaaaaaaaaacgattGCGCTATTATGTTGGGCCTGGtctttattataaaaaatcaTACAACAACCTCCGTCTCTCTCGCCTCGTCCGAAATTTTGATCACTTGATTCCCCCCATGGCATACAACAACAACTCCGACAAGCCGACTGTAATGGTCACCAACGACGACGGCATCGAAGGCCCTGGTCTACTCTCCCTCGTCCACGTCCTCGTCTCCACCAATCTCTACAATGTCCTCGTCTGCGCTCCCGACTCGTACGTCATCACTTTCAAACTCTAACCATCCATTTCTTCTTCATGTGTCTCATTACAACGTTAACTTGGGCTTTCAGAGAAAACTCTGCTGTCAGTCACTGTATCACTTGGCGTCGTCCGATCGCCGCCAAAAAAGTTGACATCGCCGGAGCTACGGCGTTTGCCATTTCcggtaccaaaaaaaaatcatatttccTCAATTTCGGTTCTGGGTTTGTTCAAACTTAAAGGTAACGTAACGGCATAATCGATTTTACAGGGTCTCCTGCTGATTCTGCGTCTTTGGGTGTTTCCAAAGCACTGTTTCGTACAGTTCCCGACTTGGTATTAACTTGGTTCTTCATCACAAATCTCATTCTGtattttgtgtttgttttgtttatttgCTAGTGTACAGTGACATGAAATAATTGTCTTTTTATATGTTTAGAACTTGTGCTTTGTTTAGTTTTATGTTTATGTTTATGTTTGGTTTTCCTTGGATGCTGATTAGGTGATCAGCGGAATAAACAAGGGAAGCAATTGTGGTTATCACATGTATGTAATTTCTCTCCTGTTTCTTTATCCTCACTATTGTAAACTACACCGGCTTTTCCAGTATACCTCCTAATTTGTTCTTGGGGAGCAATGAGTCATGTAGGCACAGTTTAAATTTTGGGTCATAGTTATCTAATAAACAAAACACATAATGAAGTATGGGATCTTCTCACAAGGATGCAATTTTAAGCCAAAAGGCAGAGGCTTTTAGAGTATCATATGCTGATTAAGTCTCTAGAAGCACATAATGTGTTTTCTCCTTGCAATTGAAATGCTCATTGTCTGGTTGTTTAACTTTAACATCATtgagtttttttatttgaaatgtAGAACGTACTCTGGTACCGTGGCTGGCGCTCGGGAAGCTTTCTTTAATGGTGTGCCTGCTGTGTCTGTATCTTATGATTGGTATGTATGCATGTTTGATAGTTAAGTATGGTTTTGTTGAATGTCAAATATGTGAACTATACTTTCTTGTATGCGAATGCATGCCGAATCTTTTGAACTCTACAAACTGTTGTTGCAGTTGTCTTGTTTTTGCAAAACTAATTAAGTTGTCATATCTTGCTGTTTTGATCTTCTATGGTACTATGCTGACTGCTGGTCTTTCAGGGTTGAAGGCAAGAGTCACCTTAATGACTTCACACTGGCTGCCGAGGCTTGCTTGCCTATCATTAATGCATTGCTCgtggaaattaaaaatcaaaccTTTCCTCAAAGATGTTTCTTGAATGTAGATCTTCCAACGAATGTTGCTACTCATAAGGTAAATTCCAGGATACTTTGGTAAATACCTATTCAATATTCTTGTGATTGTGAACTAAAGATGCTACTTATAAGCTCAGTTTTGGTTGGATAAAGATTAATAGCTGTGAATCTTGATTACGGCAAGCAGCTCTTAAATTCAAACATATAAGTTGGAAATGGGGTATCTCTCGTCACTACATATGTGCATTGAGAGAAGATTTCTCTCAATCAGTACATCACATCAGTAGCTCTTCTTTTGACTCCATGTCAGTTCAAGATTTGTTATAATTTTATCTACCCTAGTGAAGTTGATAAGGTCTGCTTATCTTTTTTACCATATGGATTATTGTAGTAGAATATCTGAGGAGGCTACTGTGTTCTGTATGCAGATTTACATATGTGGCATTTTTAAATGCAATTAGCACCTCTGTTCCATGCCTGTCAttgtaaataatttaaatcaGTTTACCTTATTTATATGTATTATATATTCCCTGATCATActtgtgaattttttttttttaactctgATGAAGTTTTTGGTAGAAGGCCTGTTGATCTATTCACCTGATGGGAattattttgacaattaattTCAGTGCTTTTGCAGGCGTAATGCAATCTttttgtcatttattgatttcaacaatgtgattttaatgtgttttatatttctttcgtTGAGCTTAAATAGGGTTATAAGCTGACTAAGCAGGGCAACAGTATAATCAGAATGAGGTGGAAACAAGTTACTTCAGAGATGCCAAAAATGTTGTCATCAATGGAAATGGAGAAGGATTCAGCAACATCTATTGAGATAGATACATCAACTAAGCCAAACGAAGATCCTTTGTTTGCAAGAGAGGTGGGTCATTCTTCCTATCTTTTTGCTTTTACCCTGCCATTACTTTTTGTTATGTTGAATAAAATTGTTCTGGTTTCTTGATCCTATGTCTGGGACATTGCATTACTGCTGACATATGCTGATTGGGCTTATAGGGATAGATCTTTTTTCCATTTTCATGCTTTTCTTGTGATAACTCTTGTCTACAAATATTGAGCAAAAGTTGATAAAGGAATTGGAGGATAACTGGATAAGTGTACTGTTTTGTATCACTCTTGAGGGCTGGGCTTGTTATTTGGTTCCAACTCGTCTGACACAACACCCAAAAAAAGTAATATCTTCAGAAATTGGTTCTTGCTCGTCTTTCCAGTGACTCACAGGTATATAAAAGATGTTTGTGatgcttcttttctttgtttgaatGTCTAGGGTAGCAACCTACCTCATAAAGCCTGGACTTTCTAGTTAGCCAAAGGCATTTTGATAGAATCCAATTTTAGCTCTGGTGCTAAAAtgacaaattttaaattttgacaCATTGAACTTTCAATGCTGGATTAGTAATTATCGAAAAATTAGACATGAATTAAGTGCTCTTTTTGGTTACTACTTTAAAAATAATTCTAGTAAGGTATGTTGAATTGTTGATGGAAAGTGTTTGTTATAGGTTTCGACTAAACAAAAATGTAACAGTGAGTGATTTAGCTGGTGAACATTATGGTGATGTTGAGTTTGGAGGCATGTTTATGGTATACCAAAGGTGGTAATAAG
This is a stretch of genomic DNA from Argentina anserina chromosome 4, drPotAnse1.1, whole genome shotgun sequence. It encodes these proteins:
- the LOC126790334 gene encoding uncharacterized protein LOC126790334 is translated as MAYNNNSDKPTVMVTNDDGIEGPGLLSLVHVLVSTNLYNVLVCAPDSENSAVSHCITWRRPIAAKKVDIAGATAFAISGSPADSASLGVSKALFRTVPDLVISGINKGSNCGYHITYSGTVAGAREAFFNGVPAVSVSYDWVEGKSHLNDFTLAAEACLPIINALLVEIKNQTFPQRCFLNVDLPTNVATHKGYKLTKQGNSIIRMRWKQVTSEMPKMLSSMEMEKDSATSIEIDTSTKPNEDPLFAREVIGYQHDNDDDTDHKCVQQGYITVTPLGAFSNAEIHCSTFLKEWLPNIADRSSSSAL